In Elaeis guineensis isolate ETL-2024a chromosome 1, EG11, whole genome shotgun sequence, a genomic segment contains:
- the LOC105038135 gene encoding phospholipase A(1) LCAT3 isoform X1: MFGECGLRLPCLGRGRRRAAAGKELEPVLLVSGIGGSVLNARNKKTGRKICVWVRILLANLEFKKYVWSMYNTETGYVESLDPDYEIVVPEDDYGLHAIDILDPSWWAKCLHLTDVYHFHDMIDMLVECGYEKGTTLFGFGYDFRQSNRIDKTLDDLRVKLESAYKASGGKKVNIISHSMGGLLLRCFISLYNDVFAKYVNKWICIACPFQGAPGCINDSLLTGLQFVYGFESFFFVSRWTMHQLLIECPSIYEMLPNPEFNWNQQPVIQVWRKPSEDNEAVKLDVYDPTECISLFEEALRDNELTYNGKSIALPFNFSILKWAADTRQILDNAQLPSSVGFYNIYGTSFDSPHDVCYGSETSPITNLSEVCHTTVSDTSSPYNLCFLTLFQSLILEISEFLMVGSQPEYTYVDGDGTVPAESAKADGFAAVARVAVESTHRELLKDKRVFQLLKQWLGVNDNSQHSMSSSKVMDVSIEPIPIELATRDLL, translated from the exons ATGTTCGGAGAGTGCGGGCTCCGGCTGCCGTGCCTCGGCCGCGGGAGGCGGCGGGCGGCGGCAGGGAAGGAGCTGGAGCCGGTGCTGCTGGTGTCCGGCATCGGGGGATCGGTCCTGAACGCGAGGAACAAGAAGACCGGTCGGAAGATCTGTGTCTGGGTCCGGATTCTTCTGGCCAATCTCGAATTCAAGAAATATGTCTGGTCCATGTATAATACGGAGACTG GATATGTAGAGTCGCTCGACCCGGATTATGAAATTGTAGTTCCTGAAGATGATTATGGCCTACATGCAATCGACATTTTAGATCCATCATGG TGGGCTAAATGCTTGCATCTGACTGACGTATATCATTTTCATGATATGATTGATATGCTTGTTGAATGTGGATATGAGAAAGGAACCACATTGTTTGGCTTTGGTTACGACTTTCGTCAAAGCAATAG AATTGATAAAACATTGGATGACCTGAGAGTAAAATTGGAAAGTGCTTATAAGGCTTCTGGAGGGAAAAAAGTGAATATAATATCCCATTCTATGGGTGGATTGCTTCTTCGGTGCTTCATATCACTATACAATGAT gtGTTTGCAAAGTACGTAAACAAGTGGATTTGTATAGCGTGCCCCTTTCAAG GTGCTCCTGGGTGCATCAATGATTCCCTTCTAACCGGACTGCAATTTGTTTATGGTTTTGAAAGCTTCTTCTTTGTTTCTAGATGGACGATGCATCAACTG TTGATTGAATGCCCATCTATCTATGAAATGCTGCCAAACCCAGAATTCAACTGGAATCAGCAGCCTGTGATTCAAGTCTGGAGAAAACCATCTGAAGACAATGAAGCAGTCAAATTGGATGTCTATGATCCAACAGAGTGCATCTCTTTGTTTGAAGAAGCTCTAAGGGATAATGAG CTGACATATAATGGGAAGTCTATTGCTCTACCATTCAATTTTTCAATCCTCAAATGGGCTGCCGATACTCGCCAAATTCTTGACAATGCTCAATTACCAAGCAGTGTTGGCTTCTATAACATATATGGGACATCATTTGACAGTCCGCATGATGTCTG CTATGGATCGGAAACATCACCTATCACAAACTTGTCAGAAGTATGCCACACCACGGTATCTGACACATCATCTCCTTATAATTTATGCTTCTTAACGTTGTTTCAATCATTGATTTTAGAGATATCTGAATTCTTGATGGTTGGTTCTCAGCCTGAATATACTTACGTGGATGGAGATGGGACTGTTCCTGCTGAATCAGCTAAG GCTGATGGATTTGCAGCAGTAGCAAGAGTTGCAGTTGAAAGTACCCATAGAGAGTTGTTGAAAGACAAGAGAGTGTTTCAACTTTTGAAGCAATGGTTGGGTGTGAACGACAACTCACAGCACTCTATGTCAAGTTCCAAAGTGATGGATGTTTCTATAGAGCCAATTCCAATTGAGTTGGCTACCAGGGATCTCTTGTAG
- the LOC105038135 gene encoding phospholipase A(1) LCAT3 isoform X2, which produces MFGECGLRLPCLGRGRRRAAAGKELEPVLLVSGIGGSVLNARNKKTGRKICVWVRILLANLEFKKYVWSMYNTETGYVESLDPDYEIVVPEDDYGLHAIDILDPSWWAKCLHLTDVYHFHDMIDMLVECGYEKGTTLFGFGYDFRQSNRIDKTLDDLRVKLESAYKASGGKKVNIISHSMGGLLLRCFISLYNDVFAKYVNKWICIACPFQGAPGCINDSLLTGLQFVYGFESFFFVSRWTMHQLLIECPSIYEMLPNPEFNWNQQPVIQVWRKPSEDNEAVKLDVYDPTECISLFEEALRDNELTYNGKSIALPFNFSILKWAADTRQILDNAQLPSSVGFYNIYGTSFDSPHDVCYGSETSPITNLSEVCHTTPEYTYVDGDGTVPAESAKADGFAAVARVAVESTHRELLKDKRVFQLLKQWLGVNDNSQHSMSSSKVMDVSIEPIPIELATRDLL; this is translated from the exons ATGTTCGGAGAGTGCGGGCTCCGGCTGCCGTGCCTCGGCCGCGGGAGGCGGCGGGCGGCGGCAGGGAAGGAGCTGGAGCCGGTGCTGCTGGTGTCCGGCATCGGGGGATCGGTCCTGAACGCGAGGAACAAGAAGACCGGTCGGAAGATCTGTGTCTGGGTCCGGATTCTTCTGGCCAATCTCGAATTCAAGAAATATGTCTGGTCCATGTATAATACGGAGACTG GATATGTAGAGTCGCTCGACCCGGATTATGAAATTGTAGTTCCTGAAGATGATTATGGCCTACATGCAATCGACATTTTAGATCCATCATGG TGGGCTAAATGCTTGCATCTGACTGACGTATATCATTTTCATGATATGATTGATATGCTTGTTGAATGTGGATATGAGAAAGGAACCACATTGTTTGGCTTTGGTTACGACTTTCGTCAAAGCAATAG AATTGATAAAACATTGGATGACCTGAGAGTAAAATTGGAAAGTGCTTATAAGGCTTCTGGAGGGAAAAAAGTGAATATAATATCCCATTCTATGGGTGGATTGCTTCTTCGGTGCTTCATATCACTATACAATGAT gtGTTTGCAAAGTACGTAAACAAGTGGATTTGTATAGCGTGCCCCTTTCAAG GTGCTCCTGGGTGCATCAATGATTCCCTTCTAACCGGACTGCAATTTGTTTATGGTTTTGAAAGCTTCTTCTTTGTTTCTAGATGGACGATGCATCAACTG TTGATTGAATGCCCATCTATCTATGAAATGCTGCCAAACCCAGAATTCAACTGGAATCAGCAGCCTGTGATTCAAGTCTGGAGAAAACCATCTGAAGACAATGAAGCAGTCAAATTGGATGTCTATGATCCAACAGAGTGCATCTCTTTGTTTGAAGAAGCTCTAAGGGATAATGAG CTGACATATAATGGGAAGTCTATTGCTCTACCATTCAATTTTTCAATCCTCAAATGGGCTGCCGATACTCGCCAAATTCTTGACAATGCTCAATTACCAAGCAGTGTTGGCTTCTATAACATATATGGGACATCATTTGACAGTCCGCATGATGTCTG CTATGGATCGGAAACATCACCTATCACAAACTTGTCAGAAGTATGCCACACCACG CCTGAATATACTTACGTGGATGGAGATGGGACTGTTCCTGCTGAATCAGCTAAG GCTGATGGATTTGCAGCAGTAGCAAGAGTTGCAGTTGAAAGTACCCATAGAGAGTTGTTGAAAGACAAGAGAGTGTTTCAACTTTTGAAGCAATGGTTGGGTGTGAACGACAACTCACAGCACTCTATGTCAAGTTCCAAAGTGATGGATGTTTCTATAGAGCCAATTCCAATTGAGTTGGCTACCAGGGATCTCTTGTAG
- the LOC105038135 gene encoding phospholipase A(1) LCAT3 isoform X5 codes for MRITDPRKGWFGLAGYVESLDPDYEIVVPEDDYGLHAIDILDPSWWAKCLHLTDVYHFHDMIDMLVECGYEKGTTLFGFGYDFRQSNRIDKTLDDLRVKLESAYKASGGKKVNIISHSMGGLLLRCFISLYNDVFAKYVNKWICIACPFQGAPGCINDSLLTGLQFVYGFESFFFVSRWTMHQLLIECPSIYEMLPNPEFNWNQQPVIQVWRKPSEDNEAVKLDVYDPTECISLFEEALRDNELTYNGKSIALPFNFSILKWAADTRQILDNAQLPSSVGFYNIYGTSFDSPHDVCYGSETSPITNLSEVCHTTPEYTYVDGDGTVPAESAKADGFAAVARVAVESTHRELLKDKRVFQLLKQWLGVNDNSQHSMSSSKVMDVSIEPIPIELATRDLL; via the exons ATGAGGATTACCGACCCCAGAAAAGG GTGGTTTGGTTTGGCAGGATATGTAGAGTCGCTCGACCCGGATTATGAAATTGTAGTTCCTGAAGATGATTATGGCCTACATGCAATCGACATTTTAGATCCATCATGG TGGGCTAAATGCTTGCATCTGACTGACGTATATCATTTTCATGATATGATTGATATGCTTGTTGAATGTGGATATGAGAAAGGAACCACATTGTTTGGCTTTGGTTACGACTTTCGTCAAAGCAATAG AATTGATAAAACATTGGATGACCTGAGAGTAAAATTGGAAAGTGCTTATAAGGCTTCTGGAGGGAAAAAAGTGAATATAATATCCCATTCTATGGGTGGATTGCTTCTTCGGTGCTTCATATCACTATACAATGAT gtGTTTGCAAAGTACGTAAACAAGTGGATTTGTATAGCGTGCCCCTTTCAAG GTGCTCCTGGGTGCATCAATGATTCCCTTCTAACCGGACTGCAATTTGTTTATGGTTTTGAAAGCTTCTTCTTTGTTTCTAGATGGACGATGCATCAACTG TTGATTGAATGCCCATCTATCTATGAAATGCTGCCAAACCCAGAATTCAACTGGAATCAGCAGCCTGTGATTCAAGTCTGGAGAAAACCATCTGAAGACAATGAAGCAGTCAAATTGGATGTCTATGATCCAACAGAGTGCATCTCTTTGTTTGAAGAAGCTCTAAGGGATAATGAG CTGACATATAATGGGAAGTCTATTGCTCTACCATTCAATTTTTCAATCCTCAAATGGGCTGCCGATACTCGCCAAATTCTTGACAATGCTCAATTACCAAGCAGTGTTGGCTTCTATAACATATATGGGACATCATTTGACAGTCCGCATGATGTCTG CTATGGATCGGAAACATCACCTATCACAAACTTGTCAGAAGTATGCCACACCACG CCTGAATATACTTACGTGGATGGAGATGGGACTGTTCCTGCTGAATCAGCTAAG GCTGATGGATTTGCAGCAGTAGCAAGAGTTGCAGTTGAAAGTACCCATAGAGAGTTGTTGAAAGACAAGAGAGTGTTTCAACTTTTGAAGCAATGGTTGGGTGTGAACGACAACTCACAGCACTCTATGTCAAGTTCCAAAGTGATGGATGTTTCTATAGAGCCAATTCCAATTGAGTTGGCTACCAGGGATCTCTTGTAG
- the LOC105038148 gene encoding uncharacterized protein, translated as MKRKKWKEEEEATLIREYSGLLSGGALAKLRTREKKFQPIADRVNALHHHRDPVAFPFRWSWRDVSIKIQNMRHQYLNVKHKLLHLPPSSSSGPAAGFDWDQGVHLWPNFLLYKEVFGDHDLEPPKNSSAVSSDDDEEEELEEPELAAEDEEREDEERIPSACEREDFKGFEDAGENPEQEDEEVGIGLGLGQQRCRGGGGGRLGVIGSRVVGLAEISMRREERRREREAAREAEDWERRRRRRRRREMQQRREADAAAEEEEERRRERRWRRRMEERREEEEMEWRERLLGMQMEHEKQVMQMHADACQAQMQMIGILIRLVCQFLGAGAGGSDGGLGGMPHPVMQQQQQQQQQSPESLVGDNGKNGDHSSGHYL; from the coding sequence atgaagcgaaagaagtggaaggaggaggaggaggcgacgCTGATCCGGGAGTACTCGGGGCTTCTCTCGGGGGGCGCTCTGGCGAAGCTGCGCACCCGGGAGAAGAAGTTCCAGCCCATCGCGGACCGCGTGAACGCCCTCCACCACCACCGCGATCCCGTCGCCTTCCCCTTCCGCTGGTCATGGCGCGACGTCTCCATCAAGATCCAGAACATGCGCCACCAGTACCTCAACGTCAAGCACAAGCTCCTCCACCTccctccttcctcctcctccggccCAGCCGCTGGCTTCGATTGGGACCAGGGTGTCCACCTCTGGCCCAACTTCCTCCTCTACAAGGAGGTCTTCGGCGACCACGACCTCGAACCCCCCAAGAACTCCTCCGCCGTATCCTCCGACGACGACGAAGAGGAGGAATTGGAGGAGCCCGAATTGGCCGCGGAGGACGAGGAAAGAGAGGACGAAGAACGGATCCCAAGCGCATGCGAGCGAGAGGATTTCAAGGGTTTCGAGGACGCCGGGGAGAACCCGGAGCAGGAGGACGAGGAGGTAGGGATAGGGTTAGGGTTGGGGCAGCAGCGGTgtcgcggcggcggcggcgggagGTTGGGAGTTATCGGGTCGAGAGTGGTGGGGCTGGCGGAGATCTCGATGAGGAGAGAGGAGCGAAGGAGGGAGCGGGAGGCGGCGAGGGAGGCGGAGGATTGggagcggcggcggcggcggcggcggaggcggGAGATGCAGCAGCGGAGGGAGGCGGACgcggcggcggaggaggaggaggagaggaggagggagcggcggtggaggaggaggatggaggagaggagggaggaggaggagatggagtgGAGGGAGAGGCTGCTGGGGATGCAGATGGAGCACGAGAAGCAGGTGATGCAGATGCATGCTGATGCCTGCCAGGCCCAGATGCAAATGATTGGCATATTGATCAGGCTAGTATGCCAATTCCTTGGCGCCGGTGCCGGTGGCAGTGACGGCGGGCTTGGGGGGATGCCGCACCCAGTGATGCAGCaacagcaacagcagcagcagcagtcgccGGAGAGCCTAGTGGGAGATAATGGGAAGAACGGCGATCATTCCAGCGGACACTATCTCTAG
- the LOC105038135 gene encoding phospholipase A(1) LCAT3 isoform X3, translating into MFGECGLRLPCLGRGRRRAAAGKELEPVLLVSGIGGSVLNARNKKTGRKICVWVRILLANLEFKKYVWSMYNTETGYVESLDPDYEIVVPEDDYGLHAIDILDPSWWAKCLHLTDVYHFHDMIDMLVECGYEKGTTLFGFGYDFRQSNRIDKTLDDLRVKLESAYKASGGKKVNIISHSMGGLLLRCFISLYNDVFAKYVNKWICIACPFQGAPGCINDSLLTGLQFVYGFESFFFVSRWTMHQLLIECPSIYEMLPNPEFNWNQQPVIQVWRKPSEDNEAVKLDVYDPTECISLFEEALRDNELTYNGKSIALPFNFSILKWAADTRQILDNAQLPSSVGFYNIYGTSFDSPHDVCYGSETSPITNLSEVCHTTPEYTYVDGDGTVPAESAKECCKHGFRNHQNRMVRPIPYHSSTKLAPRDAETL; encoded by the exons ATGTTCGGAGAGTGCGGGCTCCGGCTGCCGTGCCTCGGCCGCGGGAGGCGGCGGGCGGCGGCAGGGAAGGAGCTGGAGCCGGTGCTGCTGGTGTCCGGCATCGGGGGATCGGTCCTGAACGCGAGGAACAAGAAGACCGGTCGGAAGATCTGTGTCTGGGTCCGGATTCTTCTGGCCAATCTCGAATTCAAGAAATATGTCTGGTCCATGTATAATACGGAGACTG GATATGTAGAGTCGCTCGACCCGGATTATGAAATTGTAGTTCCTGAAGATGATTATGGCCTACATGCAATCGACATTTTAGATCCATCATGG TGGGCTAAATGCTTGCATCTGACTGACGTATATCATTTTCATGATATGATTGATATGCTTGTTGAATGTGGATATGAGAAAGGAACCACATTGTTTGGCTTTGGTTACGACTTTCGTCAAAGCAATAG AATTGATAAAACATTGGATGACCTGAGAGTAAAATTGGAAAGTGCTTATAAGGCTTCTGGAGGGAAAAAAGTGAATATAATATCCCATTCTATGGGTGGATTGCTTCTTCGGTGCTTCATATCACTATACAATGAT gtGTTTGCAAAGTACGTAAACAAGTGGATTTGTATAGCGTGCCCCTTTCAAG GTGCTCCTGGGTGCATCAATGATTCCCTTCTAACCGGACTGCAATTTGTTTATGGTTTTGAAAGCTTCTTCTTTGTTTCTAGATGGACGATGCATCAACTG TTGATTGAATGCCCATCTATCTATGAAATGCTGCCAAACCCAGAATTCAACTGGAATCAGCAGCCTGTGATTCAAGTCTGGAGAAAACCATCTGAAGACAATGAAGCAGTCAAATTGGATGTCTATGATCCAACAGAGTGCATCTCTTTGTTTGAAGAAGCTCTAAGGGATAATGAG CTGACATATAATGGGAAGTCTATTGCTCTACCATTCAATTTTTCAATCCTCAAATGGGCTGCCGATACTCGCCAAATTCTTGACAATGCTCAATTACCAAGCAGTGTTGGCTTCTATAACATATATGGGACATCATTTGACAGTCCGCATGATGTCTG CTATGGATCGGAAACATCACCTATCACAAACTTGTCAGAAGTATGCCACACCACG CCTGAATATACTTACGTGGATGGAGATGGGACTGTTCCTGCTGAATCAGCTAAG GAGTGTTGTAAACATGGTTTCAGAAACCATCAGAATAGGATGGTACGACCAATTCCGTACCATTCCAGCACGAAACTGGCACCTCGAGATGCTGAAACCCTGTAG
- the LOC105038135 gene encoding phospholipase A(1) LCAT3 isoform X4, giving the protein MRITDPRKGRWFGLAGYVESLDPDYEIVVPEDDYGLHAIDILDPSWWAKCLHLTDVYHFHDMIDMLVECGYEKGTTLFGFGYDFRQSNRIDKTLDDLRVKLESAYKASGGKKVNIISHSMGGLLLRCFISLYNDVFAKYVNKWICIACPFQGAPGCINDSLLTGLQFVYGFESFFFVSRWTMHQLLIECPSIYEMLPNPEFNWNQQPVIQVWRKPSEDNEAVKLDVYDPTECISLFEEALRDNELTYNGKSIALPFNFSILKWAADTRQILDNAQLPSSVGFYNIYGTSFDSPHDVCYGSETSPITNLSEVCHTTPEYTYVDGDGTVPAESAKADGFAAVARVAVESTHRELLKDKRVFQLLKQWLGVNDNSQHSMSSSKVMDVSIEPIPIELATRDLL; this is encoded by the exons ATGAGGATTACCGACCCCAGAAAAGG TAGGTGGTTTGGTTTGGCAGGATATGTAGAGTCGCTCGACCCGGATTATGAAATTGTAGTTCCTGAAGATGATTATGGCCTACATGCAATCGACATTTTAGATCCATCATGG TGGGCTAAATGCTTGCATCTGACTGACGTATATCATTTTCATGATATGATTGATATGCTTGTTGAATGTGGATATGAGAAAGGAACCACATTGTTTGGCTTTGGTTACGACTTTCGTCAAAGCAATAG AATTGATAAAACATTGGATGACCTGAGAGTAAAATTGGAAAGTGCTTATAAGGCTTCTGGAGGGAAAAAAGTGAATATAATATCCCATTCTATGGGTGGATTGCTTCTTCGGTGCTTCATATCACTATACAATGAT gtGTTTGCAAAGTACGTAAACAAGTGGATTTGTATAGCGTGCCCCTTTCAAG GTGCTCCTGGGTGCATCAATGATTCCCTTCTAACCGGACTGCAATTTGTTTATGGTTTTGAAAGCTTCTTCTTTGTTTCTAGATGGACGATGCATCAACTG TTGATTGAATGCCCATCTATCTATGAAATGCTGCCAAACCCAGAATTCAACTGGAATCAGCAGCCTGTGATTCAAGTCTGGAGAAAACCATCTGAAGACAATGAAGCAGTCAAATTGGATGTCTATGATCCAACAGAGTGCATCTCTTTGTTTGAAGAAGCTCTAAGGGATAATGAG CTGACATATAATGGGAAGTCTATTGCTCTACCATTCAATTTTTCAATCCTCAAATGGGCTGCCGATACTCGCCAAATTCTTGACAATGCTCAATTACCAAGCAGTGTTGGCTTCTATAACATATATGGGACATCATTTGACAGTCCGCATGATGTCTG CTATGGATCGGAAACATCACCTATCACAAACTTGTCAGAAGTATGCCACACCACG CCTGAATATACTTACGTGGATGGAGATGGGACTGTTCCTGCTGAATCAGCTAAG GCTGATGGATTTGCAGCAGTAGCAAGAGTTGCAGTTGAAAGTACCCATAGAGAGTTGTTGAAAGACAAGAGAGTGTTTCAACTTTTGAAGCAATGGTTGGGTGTGAACGACAACTCACAGCACTCTATGTCAAGTTCCAAAGTGATGGATGTTTCTATAGAGCCAATTCCAATTGAGTTGGCTACCAGGGATCTCTTGTAG